A single Opisthocomus hoazin isolate bOpiHoa1 chromosome 1, bOpiHoa1.hap1, whole genome shotgun sequence DNA region contains:
- the GPM6B gene encoding neuronal membrane glycoprotein M6-b isoform X5, with translation MGCFECCIKCLGGVPYASLVATILCFSGVALFCGCGHVALTGTVSILEQHFSTTASDHALLSEVIQLMQYVIYGIASFFFLYGIILLAEGFYTTSAVKELHGEFKTTACGRCISGMFVFLTYVLGVAWLGVFGFSAVPVFMFYNIWSTCEVIKSLQTNVTVPGDQICVDIRQYGIIPWNAVPGKACGPILENICNTNEFYMSYHLFIVACAGAGATVIALIHFLMILSSNWAYLKDASKMQAYQDIKAKEEQELQDIQSRSKEQLNSYT, from the exons GTTGCTTTGAATGTTGCATTAAGTGCCTAGGAGGAGTGCCATACGCTTCGCTCGTGGCAACCATTCTCTGCTTCTCGGGGGTAGCGTTGTTTTGTGGCTGCGGCCACGTGGCACTCACGGGAACTGTGTCTATCCTCGAGCAGCACTTCTCCACGACTGCCAGCGACCATGCTTTGCTGAGTGAAGT aaTACAGCTAATGCAGTACGTAATTTATGGCATCGcatcatttttcttcttatatGGAATAATCCTTTTGGCAGAAGGTTTTTATACAACAAGTGCTGTGAAAGAGCTGCATGGAGAGTTCAAAACAACAGCCTGTGGCCGCTGCATCAGTGGAATG TTTGTTTTCCTCACCTATGTGCTTGGAGTGGCCTGGCTTGGGGTCTTTGGCTTCTCTGCTGTGCCTGTCTTTATGTTCTACAACATATGGTCAACTTGCGAAGTCATCAAATCTCTTCAGACAAATGTGACGGTTCCAGGGGACCAGATCTGCGTGGATATCAGGCAATACG GTATTATCCCATGGAACGCCGTACCTGGCAAAGCCTGTGGCCCGATTTTAGAGAACATCTGCAACACCAATGAG TTCTACATGTCTTACCACCTCTTCATTGTGGCTTGTGCTGGAGCTGGTGCTACTGTCATAGCATTG ATCCACTTCCTCATGATACTGTCTTCTAACTGGGCCTACTTAAAGGATGCCAGCAAAATGCAGGCCTACCAGGATATCAAAGCAAAAGAAGAGCAGGAGCTTCAGGATATCCAGTCTCGGTCAAAAGAGCAACTCAATTCTTACACATAA
- the GPM6B gene encoding neuronal membrane glycoprotein M6-b isoform X3, with product MKPAMETAAEENAEQSQEKKVITRPEMEIGRYHWMYRSSRPHRYHHVPALRGNISPLGIPGCFECCIKCLGGVPYASLVATILCFSGVALFCGCGHVALTGTVSILEQHFSTTASDHALLSEVIQLMQYVIYGIASFFFLYGIILLAEGFYTTSAVKELHGEFKTTACGRCISGMFVFLTYVLGVAWLGVFGFSAVPVFMFYNIWSTCEVIKSLQTNVTVPGDQICVDIRQYGIIPWNAVPGKACGPILENICNTNEFYMSYHLFIVACAGAGATVIALLIYMMATTYNYAVLKFKSREDCCTKF from the exons ATGAAGCCAGCCATGGAAACTGCAGCGGAGGAAAATGCAGAACAAAGCCAAGAGAAAAAAG TGATCACCAGACCAGAAATGGAAATTGGCAGGTACCACTGGATGTACAGGAGTTCAAGGCCACACCGGTACCATCATGTGCCAGCATTGAGAGGCAATATTAGTCCTTTGGGGATTCCAG GTTGCTTTGAATGTTGCATTAAGTGCCTAGGAGGAGTGCCATACGCTTCGCTCGTGGCAACCATTCTCTGCTTCTCGGGGGTAGCGTTGTTTTGTGGCTGCGGCCACGTGGCACTCACGGGAACTGTGTCTATCCTCGAGCAGCACTTCTCCACGACTGCCAGCGACCATGCTTTGCTGAGTGAAGT aaTACAGCTAATGCAGTACGTAATTTATGGCATCGcatcatttttcttcttatatGGAATAATCCTTTTGGCAGAAGGTTTTTATACAACAAGTGCTGTGAAAGAGCTGCATGGAGAGTTCAAAACAACAGCCTGTGGCCGCTGCATCAGTGGAATG TTTGTTTTCCTCACCTATGTGCTTGGAGTGGCCTGGCTTGGGGTCTTTGGCTTCTCTGCTGTGCCTGTCTTTATGTTCTACAACATATGGTCAACTTGCGAAGTCATCAAATCTCTTCAGACAAATGTGACGGTTCCAGGGGACCAGATCTGCGTGGATATCAGGCAATACG GTATTATCCCATGGAACGCCGTACCTGGCAAAGCCTGTGGCCCGATTTTAGAGAACATCTGCAACACCAATGAG TTCTACATGTCTTACCACCTCTTCATTGTGGCTTGTGCTGGAGCTGGTGCTACTGTCATAGCATTG CTGATCTACATGATGGCTACTACATATAACTATGCTGTTTTGAAGTTTAAGAGTCGGGAAGATTGCTGCACTAAATTCTAA
- the GPM6B gene encoding neuronal membrane glycoprotein M6-b isoform X2, with the protein MVITRPEMEIGRYHWMYRSSRPHRYHHVPALRGNISPLGIPGCFECCIKCLGGVPYASLVATILCFSGVALFCGCGHVALTGTVSILEQHFSTTASDHALLSEVIQLMQYVIYGIASFFFLYGIILLAEGFYTTSAVKELHGEFKTTACGRCISGMFVFLTYVLGVAWLGVFGFSAVPVFMFYNIWSTCEVIKSLQTNVTVPGDQICVDIRQYGIIPWNAVPGKACGPILENICNTNEFYMSYHLFIVACAGAGATVIALIHFLMILSSNWAYLKDASKMQAYQDIKAKEEQELQDIQSRSKEQLNSYT; encoded by the exons TGATCACCAGACCAGAAATGGAAATTGGCAGGTACCACTGGATGTACAGGAGTTCAAGGCCACACCGGTACCATCATGTGCCAGCATTGAGAGGCAATATTAGTCCTTTGGGGATTCCAG GTTGCTTTGAATGTTGCATTAAGTGCCTAGGAGGAGTGCCATACGCTTCGCTCGTGGCAACCATTCTCTGCTTCTCGGGGGTAGCGTTGTTTTGTGGCTGCGGCCACGTGGCACTCACGGGAACTGTGTCTATCCTCGAGCAGCACTTCTCCACGACTGCCAGCGACCATGCTTTGCTGAGTGAAGT aaTACAGCTAATGCAGTACGTAATTTATGGCATCGcatcatttttcttcttatatGGAATAATCCTTTTGGCAGAAGGTTTTTATACAACAAGTGCTGTGAAAGAGCTGCATGGAGAGTTCAAAACAACAGCCTGTGGCCGCTGCATCAGTGGAATG TTTGTTTTCCTCACCTATGTGCTTGGAGTGGCCTGGCTTGGGGTCTTTGGCTTCTCTGCTGTGCCTGTCTTTATGTTCTACAACATATGGTCAACTTGCGAAGTCATCAAATCTCTTCAGACAAATGTGACGGTTCCAGGGGACCAGATCTGCGTGGATATCAGGCAATACG GTATTATCCCATGGAACGCCGTACCTGGCAAAGCCTGTGGCCCGATTTTAGAGAACATCTGCAACACCAATGAG TTCTACATGTCTTACCACCTCTTCATTGTGGCTTGTGCTGGAGCTGGTGCTACTGTCATAGCATTG ATCCACTTCCTCATGATACTGTCTTCTAACTGGGCCTACTTAAAGGATGCCAGCAAAATGCAGGCCTACCAGGATATCAAAGCAAAAGAAGAGCAGGAGCTTCAGGATATCCAGTCTCGGTCAAAAGAGCAACTCAATTCTTACACATAA
- the GPM6B gene encoding neuronal membrane glycoprotein M6-b isoform X1: MKPAMETAAEENAEQSQEKKVITRPEMEIGRYHWMYRSSRPHRYHHVPALRGNISPLGIPGCFECCIKCLGGVPYASLVATILCFSGVALFCGCGHVALTGTVSILEQHFSTTASDHALLSEVIQLMQYVIYGIASFFFLYGIILLAEGFYTTSAVKELHGEFKTTACGRCISGMFVFLTYVLGVAWLGVFGFSAVPVFMFYNIWSTCEVIKSLQTNVTVPGDQICVDIRQYGIIPWNAVPGKACGPILENICNTNEFYMSYHLFIVACAGAGATVIALIHFLMILSSNWAYLKDASKMQAYQDIKAKEEQELQDIQSRSKEQLNSYT, encoded by the exons ATGAAGCCAGCCATGGAAACTGCAGCGGAGGAAAATGCAGAACAAAGCCAAGAGAAAAAAG TGATCACCAGACCAGAAATGGAAATTGGCAGGTACCACTGGATGTACAGGAGTTCAAGGCCACACCGGTACCATCATGTGCCAGCATTGAGAGGCAATATTAGTCCTTTGGGGATTCCAG GTTGCTTTGAATGTTGCATTAAGTGCCTAGGAGGAGTGCCATACGCTTCGCTCGTGGCAACCATTCTCTGCTTCTCGGGGGTAGCGTTGTTTTGTGGCTGCGGCCACGTGGCACTCACGGGAACTGTGTCTATCCTCGAGCAGCACTTCTCCACGACTGCCAGCGACCATGCTTTGCTGAGTGAAGT aaTACAGCTAATGCAGTACGTAATTTATGGCATCGcatcatttttcttcttatatGGAATAATCCTTTTGGCAGAAGGTTTTTATACAACAAGTGCTGTGAAAGAGCTGCATGGAGAGTTCAAAACAACAGCCTGTGGCCGCTGCATCAGTGGAATG TTTGTTTTCCTCACCTATGTGCTTGGAGTGGCCTGGCTTGGGGTCTTTGGCTTCTCTGCTGTGCCTGTCTTTATGTTCTACAACATATGGTCAACTTGCGAAGTCATCAAATCTCTTCAGACAAATGTGACGGTTCCAGGGGACCAGATCTGCGTGGATATCAGGCAATACG GTATTATCCCATGGAACGCCGTACCTGGCAAAGCCTGTGGCCCGATTTTAGAGAACATCTGCAACACCAATGAG TTCTACATGTCTTACCACCTCTTCATTGTGGCTTGTGCTGGAGCTGGTGCTACTGTCATAGCATTG ATCCACTTCCTCATGATACTGTCTTCTAACTGGGCCTACTTAAAGGATGCCAGCAAAATGCAGGCCTACCAGGATATCAAAGCAAAAGAAGAGCAGGAGCTTCAGGATATCCAGTCTCGGTCAAAAGAGCAACTCAATTCTTACACATAA
- the GPM6B gene encoding neuronal membrane glycoprotein M6-b isoform X4 encodes MKPAMETAAEENAEQSQEKKGCFECCIKCLGGVPYASLVATILCFSGVALFCGCGHVALTGTVSILEQHFSTTASDHALLSEVIQLMQYVIYGIASFFFLYGIILLAEGFYTTSAVKELHGEFKTTACGRCISGMFVFLTYVLGVAWLGVFGFSAVPVFMFYNIWSTCEVIKSLQTNVTVPGDQICVDIRQYGIIPWNAVPGKACGPILENICNTNEFYMSYHLFIVACAGAGATVIALIHFLMILSSNWAYLKDASKMQAYQDIKAKEEQELQDIQSRSKEQLNSYT; translated from the exons ATGAAGCCAGCCATGGAAACTGCAGCGGAGGAAAATGCAGAACAAAGCCAAGAGAAAAAAG GTTGCTTTGAATGTTGCATTAAGTGCCTAGGAGGAGTGCCATACGCTTCGCTCGTGGCAACCATTCTCTGCTTCTCGGGGGTAGCGTTGTTTTGTGGCTGCGGCCACGTGGCACTCACGGGAACTGTGTCTATCCTCGAGCAGCACTTCTCCACGACTGCCAGCGACCATGCTTTGCTGAGTGAAGT aaTACAGCTAATGCAGTACGTAATTTATGGCATCGcatcatttttcttcttatatGGAATAATCCTTTTGGCAGAAGGTTTTTATACAACAAGTGCTGTGAAAGAGCTGCATGGAGAGTTCAAAACAACAGCCTGTGGCCGCTGCATCAGTGGAATG TTTGTTTTCCTCACCTATGTGCTTGGAGTGGCCTGGCTTGGGGTCTTTGGCTTCTCTGCTGTGCCTGTCTTTATGTTCTACAACATATGGTCAACTTGCGAAGTCATCAAATCTCTTCAGACAAATGTGACGGTTCCAGGGGACCAGATCTGCGTGGATATCAGGCAATACG GTATTATCCCATGGAACGCCGTACCTGGCAAAGCCTGTGGCCCGATTTTAGAGAACATCTGCAACACCAATGAG TTCTACATGTCTTACCACCTCTTCATTGTGGCTTGTGCTGGAGCTGGTGCTACTGTCATAGCATTG ATCCACTTCCTCATGATACTGTCTTCTAACTGGGCCTACTTAAAGGATGCCAGCAAAATGCAGGCCTACCAGGATATCAAAGCAAAAGAAGAGCAGGAGCTTCAGGATATCCAGTCTCGGTCAAAAGAGCAACTCAATTCTTACACATAA
- the GPM6B gene encoding neuronal membrane glycoprotein M6-b isoform X6 encodes MKPAMETAAEENAEQSQEKKGCFECCIKCLGGVPYASLVATILCFSGVALFCGCGHVALTGTVSILEQHFSTTASDHALLSEVIQLMQYVIYGIASFFFLYGIILLAEGFYTTSAVKELHGEFKTTACGRCISGMFVFLTYVLGVAWLGVFGFSAVPVFMFYNIWSTCEVIKSLQTNVTVPGDQICVDIRQYGIIPWNAVPGKACGPILENICNTNEFYMSYHLFIVACAGAGATVIALLIYMMATTYNYAVLKFKSREDCCTKF; translated from the exons ATGAAGCCAGCCATGGAAACTGCAGCGGAGGAAAATGCAGAACAAAGCCAAGAGAAAAAAG GTTGCTTTGAATGTTGCATTAAGTGCCTAGGAGGAGTGCCATACGCTTCGCTCGTGGCAACCATTCTCTGCTTCTCGGGGGTAGCGTTGTTTTGTGGCTGCGGCCACGTGGCACTCACGGGAACTGTGTCTATCCTCGAGCAGCACTTCTCCACGACTGCCAGCGACCATGCTTTGCTGAGTGAAGT aaTACAGCTAATGCAGTACGTAATTTATGGCATCGcatcatttttcttcttatatGGAATAATCCTTTTGGCAGAAGGTTTTTATACAACAAGTGCTGTGAAAGAGCTGCATGGAGAGTTCAAAACAACAGCCTGTGGCCGCTGCATCAGTGGAATG TTTGTTTTCCTCACCTATGTGCTTGGAGTGGCCTGGCTTGGGGTCTTTGGCTTCTCTGCTGTGCCTGTCTTTATGTTCTACAACATATGGTCAACTTGCGAAGTCATCAAATCTCTTCAGACAAATGTGACGGTTCCAGGGGACCAGATCTGCGTGGATATCAGGCAATACG GTATTATCCCATGGAACGCCGTACCTGGCAAAGCCTGTGGCCCGATTTTAGAGAACATCTGCAACACCAATGAG TTCTACATGTCTTACCACCTCTTCATTGTGGCTTGTGCTGGAGCTGGTGCTACTGTCATAGCATTG CTGATCTACATGATGGCTACTACATATAACTATGCTGTTTTGAAGTTTAAGAGTCGGGAAGATTGCTGCACTAAATTCTAA